Part of the Vigna unguiculata cultivar IT97K-499-35 chromosome 3, ASM411807v1, whole genome shotgun sequence genome, ATGTATACATGGCAGCTGAAAATGTAAGTGTTTCTTGgacttcataaaatttatatgattttgaaatttatgtttgttcAGATGTTTAACGATTCTCTTGTGTTTATGCAATTCTTAAAATGTTTGATTGTTAAAGCAGGAAAATTCAGTATCTTTTTCGAGAAGGGTACAAGTACCAATTTCCAAACAGGAAAACAGTCACTGGCTCAACTTCAACAGTGATACTTCTCAAAGCTGTATGATATATTTCACCTTTTTGAATTTACTATTTTTGGCATATTTTGGTGTTTCTTCAATTCTGATTCCCCAATCATGTTAGCAGCCGTTTTCTCACCACCTCAAGGGGTTGATGAAGTCAAATTTCCTGCATATTCTTCTGTGGTGGAAACACGAGTAACTAATTCTGGCTACTATGAAACATTGTTTGACCAAAGCCAAATTATAGCACCTCTAGATGCAGATTCAAGCTTGACTATTGCACAAAAACAGAAATTTACCATTAAGACATTCTCCCCAGAATGGGGTTATGCCACTGAGACCACCAAGGTTTGTGCCTTCAAAGCCCAACTCCTTGCATCCCCTATGCAACGATTTATTACTCTTTGCATTAGTGGCATCTTCTAAACAATGAAGTGAAAGTGCTCATTCTTTTGGTTAATAACTACAGGTGCTTGTACCGTAGCTTGGCTCCTGAAGAGTTCTAAAATATATTCTTCACTTTGTTAAAATCTATATGAAATTCTTGTTGTAGTGATAGTGTAAAGCAATTATAAACAAAACTCAgtctatttataaataattaggtTAGGGAAGTGTTGATCAAGCATGTGTCTTTGTACAGTTAAGACTTAATAAGCTGattatctctttctctttcagCTTTCTTATCTTGATGTTATATTTTGTGTTGATTTTGTCCAAATTGGATTCCTAAAGCTCCATACTATATGCGTAGGTCATCATTGTTGGGTCTTTTCTCTGTCATCCATCAGATTCTACCTGGGCATGCATGCTTGGTAATGTTGAAGTTCCTGTTCAGATAATTCATGATGGTGTAATCTGTTTTGAAGCTCCTCCTCACCTTCCTGAAAAGGTTACACTGTGCATTACTACTGGAAACCGTGAGTCCTGCAGTGAAGTCAGAGAGTTTGAATATCGTGACAAGACCTATAGTTGCACCCAATGTACTCAATCAAAAACAGACGTCACTAAAAGTCCTGAAGAGCTGTTATTACTTGTTAGATTAGGACAGATGCTTCTTTCTACATCAACAATAAAGAATGACAACATAGAATCGGGAGTTCCTCTCATAAAACAGAAAGCTGATGATGATTCATGGAGCCATATTATAGAGACTCTTCTAGTTGGCAGCGGGACATCGACTGGTACTGTTGATTGGCTTCTTGAAGAGCTTCTAAAGGATAAGCTTCAACAGTGGCTTTCTTACAGATCTCAGGAAAGAAATGAAGAGACAGGCTGCCCTTTGTCCAAGAAAGAGCAAGGCATTATTCACATGGTTGCTGGATTGGGTTTTGAGTGGGCCTTGAACCCCATTCTTAGTTGTGGAGTTAATATAAATTTCCGTGACATCAATGGCTGGACTGCCCTTCATTGGGCTGCCCGTTTCGGAAGGTAATAGAAATCTAGAGGGCTTGCTACTGTGTTATTAACGGGTTATTTAGCTTTGGTGAAATATGTTAATATTGCTATACAAGGCTTGTTAACAAAGATACAGAAAAACATGCATTCTTAAACGATAGGAAAAATGAATGATAAGTTCTTCAGATACTCAAGTCTGAAAATTGAATTTCTAGAGAAGCAAACAGTGTTAGGAAATTAAATGTAGAATTGATGACAACATTGAAGGTTTAATAAACCCGCATGTATCATGATTCTTCTCATCAGAAATTTATTGCCTTGTTGATCATGTGTGTATAATCAATCAAAGCAAATGTGGACTTCAATTTCTAATTAGTAACAATAATTGGTTCATCTAGTCTTCTGCTAGAACTGATGATCATATCACAAAGTATAATTACCTGTTCCATTTTGAAGTACTTTGGATGTTATTTTCCTTAAGCTTTGTAATTCCATGTAGGGAAAAAATGGTTGCTTCACTTGTCGCTTCTGGAGCATCTGCTGGAGCTGTGACAGATCCAACTGCACAAGACCCAATCGGAAAAACTGCTGCATCTATTGCAGCCAGCAATGGGAACAAGGGACTAGCAGGGTATCTTTCAGAGGTAGCTGTAACAAGCCACCTATCATCGCTTACATTGGAAGAGTGTGAGTTATCTAAAAGTACTGCACAGCTTCAGGCAGATATGACTGTGACCAGTGTCTCCAAGGAAAATCTTGCTGCCAATGGGGATCAGGCGTCACTCAAAGACACCTTGGCTGCTGTCAGAAATGTAACTCAAGCAGCTGCCCGGATACAATCTGCTTTTCGGTCACATTCTTTTAGAAAACGGAGAGCAAAAGAAGCAGCTGCTGGTGTAGATGGTACGAGTATAGGTGGCATTGGTAGCATTCCAGAAATTTCTGCTTTGTCAAAACTTGCCTTTCGAAACTCACGCGAACATAATTCAGCTGCTTTATCAATTCAGAAGAAATATCGTGGTTGGAAAGGTCGCAGAGATTTCTTATCGTTGCGCCAAAAAGTAGTGAAGATACAGGTAATAAATGTCAACAGTTTGTATGGAACAAATGAATACCGAGAACTACGTGCATAGTTTTGATTCTTTGCAGggtgaataatttttattttaaaaccaaaCATTGGCGTGCATACTTTGATCTTTAACACCGTTAATGTCGGCCTCTTTCGAATTTATTTGGGCAGGCTCATGTGAGGGGTTACCAGGTTAGGAAGCATTACAAGGTAATATGGGCAGTTGGAATCCTGGACAAGGTTGTGCTACGATGGAGAAGAAAAGGAGCTGGTTTACGAGGTTTCCGACAAGAGATGGACGTCCATGAACATGAAGATGAAGATATTCTCAAGGTGTTCCGAAAACAGAAAGTGGATGTAGAAATTGAAAAGGCCGTTTCACGGGTGCTGTCCATGGTCGACTCACCAGATGCTCGTGACCAATATCATCGCATGCTTGAGAAATATCGTCAAGCTAAggtaaataagttttaaaacgACAGAGTCAAGTGTTTTCCTTTTATCAGAGTGGTCACTATCTCTTCAGCATCTGTCCTAGTTTGCCACTAGATGGAAAATTTTAGACATTATATTGCATGAGGCTTCCTCCATAGGGCATTCCGTACTCAATCTGTTTGGATACAAAATTAGAAGAACTTGAGTGTTTTCTAACTCTTTTAGCTTGCATCCTAAAAGATCCAAAGTagtaaaacatatattataaagCTAGCAACTACTTTTACTATGGAGTGCAATTGCTTTATGCTGTCAATGAATAACTTGTCAATTATTTGGCAGGCTGAACTTGCAGGTACGAGTGACGAAGCATCATCAACAACTCCTGTGGGGAATACCTTATTTATGGAGGATGACTTCTATCCATTTCCCTAGCCTTGCTAATCTTCATTCTTTTGAATGATTAATTTCTGAATAACCATTTCCACGGTCTGTGTTTTAGATGCTTATCACAAGCTCACTTGTTAGTTTGAGACAGTTATGATTGTATAGTGATAATTACGTTGAACGCTGTTGCTTTGTAAAATATAAGATTGTGTTGAATGCAAGTAGAGTGGCGTTTCAAATTGAATGAATATATTAGTAGTACCGTCAACATTGCTCTCATTGTTACAGTGTCGAACTCAAGCAACACTAGAATGTTAAAAGAGTGGTTTTCTTTCTCGTTTACCTCATTTTAATCCCAAATTTGGCAAGTCTGTATGGAAGCTATGGCCGATACGGACTTGATTTCATCAACCCTCATTGACATCACCGCaaatacaattcaaattcacattgcagGATAAAGGGGTGAATCTTATTTTGATATCACTCCTCTGACACTACCGATCAGCATCATTTATCTTCAGTGAAATGAATTTTGGATTAACACTAGATAGTCAACTAGAGTAGAGTCCAGTGTCCAGAAAACAACCACCATTCAAGTTTGAAACCTGGTCCTCAACTTTTATGCTATTGAAGTCAATATATTTACAAATCAACAACCCCAAACAACATCTAAATTGATTACCttctagaaaagaaaagacaaacaGCCCGCATAGTGAGAGAGATGCTTGAATAAACGTCATCGGTTTCTTAGGTGAACAAAACATTATGTTATGACTGGAAGcataaactaattaataaaaggaaaaaatagatCAAGATGCTTGGATCCAATATCTCAGAtcacaaatatattaaagttttcaaTCTCCAATACCCAGTAATCTTTCAACAATTTATCCTTGAAGGTTTTTTTCAAATCAGTCGCGACAGAAAATTCTAAACACAACAGACAATTAAGGATTCAACACAACCAACAAAAAATATCcctttttcaatttcaaatgtCCAATCTGAAACAGCTAGCTATAGGGCAAACTTCTTCTATGGCCTTTCAGCTCATGTATTTGATGGTCTATCTTCATGCATAGTTCAAACGGAATATATCATTCAACACATAATAGCTTCCCTGCGGAGTTGGCATCAAATGGAACATCTGAAAAgagtgacaaatttagtgatTGACTGAAATTAGATAAACAGCAGAGCAAGAAAAGAGAGGATATACCCACCCAAATACAAAGTATTTCTACGtacaaaggaaaaatataaatacaattacCATATAAGAGCACaagtatagaaaaaaataataaaaatttgctATGGATGTAAAAACTTTGGGCAAAATTCCACTTCCACACGTAGGCAACATTTCAGTGTAAAAACAGGAGTTTGACAACCCATCATTTCCCCCTTCAGAATCATGAATTCATCTCTAACAAGAGACAAACACTTCTAAGCTCAAGGTACCTAAACTTAATCCTTTTCTAAAATTACAAAGAAGATCGCTAAAATATCATTAACAAAAACCACTTCATTCATGATTCATTTAATAGATGGAGAACCACCCTCCATCTATTAATCATTTTAACAGAAAACTTTCCAGTTCTTCTTCGTTTTTCAGAAAGTTATAAGCTCCTTAAATTTATTGATTGGTAGAACAAAACATATTAGTGACAGCTAAGTAGTGACAATTAAAAGCTTGTTAAATTAAATCTAAAGAGAGAAGTAATTCTCAACAAAGAGGACCGCAGCAAATTTTAAGGTCACCTACTAGAAAGGATCAATGCTTAACTCCCACATAAACTCCATCATTAGCTTTAACATCTGCGACTAACTGCCAAATTCCAGTTGTTTTTTCTGCTGAGGatcattgattttattttcttagggAAACAATGTTGGCAGAGAGAGTGAAAGTTAATGCGGCACCAAGACAATACACCACTCATAATCCCACCAACTTACAGAGAGATCCGAATGAGTTATACTAATATAGATATTGAAATTTCATTTAATCTGAAGCCTCTAGTATATATAATTCTTGTGAATTCCATTGGAACCTGGTGAGAATGATAGGAAGTAATCAAACTAACAGCAATTGATGAAATAAAACAGTTGGAGGAGGACCCCCACAAGCATCTAAATTGAACTCAAAATCCATCTAAGTTGCAATTTGCAAGAGGGGAATTTTAGATAAGCTACCCAAGCACTGAAAGAAAAGTGCAataatttttcttgcaaattgaTATCAACgaaaaaaacaagaacaacacaTGCGGAAAAAGGCTGAGCTCGTGAAACATTTCCAAAACATCTGAAAATTGAGACCTTAAGGAACTTTTCAGTTGTCAACAATGTGATTGAAGGCACGACAAATAATAAGGAGAACCAGGTTGCCTTTGGATATCCATCAGATGTTCTGTAGTCCAATCCATAACCATCCAAAAAAACAACTCCGATCCAATTAATAAAGtccattaaaaagaaaatacaaaaaagattAATAATTGTTTTGCCACTTTCAATTCTAAACACACCTTGGCAAACATTGATTGGCCGAAATACCCACATTAAGAGAAAGTATTCACATTCTGTACGCTAGGGACCCCGATGAATAACAGGTACCAATACTATGATTACCACAAAAAGAAAACCTAGACACTAGAGTTACCCTAGATTTCCAATCACAAACAGGCAATGATTTAAATCCATTAGAATCATTCGATAACCTTCCTAATTCTCCATCCACTCTATTCTCTCCCTCAAACATTCCGCAGTCCATAGCATTAATAACAACCTAAAACGTCCCCAAACTTAAGAATTTATGTTTGGCAGAGGAAGAAGGCAACATTTTGAAGGAAAAGCAATTGAACgcagaaagagaaagagagaatgaAAGGAAAGGAAAAGAGATCGAATGGATCGGAGTGTGAAGAAAACCCTAACACAGAGAGAGTGATGACCTGGCTGAATTTGAGAGCGTGCTGTTCGCCGGCGAGCTGGAGGTTGCCGCTGACGAAGACGAGCATGCCGCCGTTGACACCGGAAGGTTGACAGTCGACGGTGGTGATGGAGTGGAGGCACTGCTGAAAAGGAAGGGAAGTGAGCTTAGCGACGATGCTGGGAGCGCCTTGGATCTTCTGGCCTTCAAAGGTGAGCATGGAAGCATCCTGGTAGAGATTGGCCAAGCCTTGGCGGTTGTTGTCGAAGGTGGAGTAGTAGTGCTCTACGAATGCCTTTGCCAACGTGTCTGGATCCATCTCTCCCACTCCCACACTCTCTTTCTTTTCCCCTCTTTATATACTCTTAACTCCTTTTTACACCCTTTAGCGTTTTAGCGTATCTTTTACGTACCACCAAACAtcatctataaataattaattcaaaatattaacaacATTTATATTTAGACTGTCAAAATTTCTGTCCCTAAATATATATTCATcacaaatatttctttattaacttttatggtattataattattcaacaAAGCATCTATAAATTTTCgccaaatttttaataaaaactagctctaaattattttaatttttattaactgttatatttatgaaataaaaatggttttaaCATTTATGAGTAGTTTTGTAGATAATGGAAACTACAAAATTAGTTAATAAATATAGGGATATAAGCGTAAAAAAGTGtttatgtaaatatatttataactatatttgaaaaaacaattattatgaaaatgttttgaagttcttaatttaaagttaattatttatttattattaattaattttacattgaTGAAATTTTTGAATCTTAGACAtggttttaaatttgtttccaAATCTACACAGAACATATTATAAAAGTCATATTTAAATGGTTTAATTATGCTAAATTTTCAAGgtttcaattgaatttttattaaatttttatggcttataaatatttaataaatttagatttttcaattgagttgtgttaaaatttttgttagCGAGATAATATGATGATAAAATGATATAAGTGATTCttacattataatattttaagttgtcgtttatatgttattttaatattttattattttacaattttatattttataattttaaaagttatgataatatgattttatgattttaatgattttaatgattttataattttataattttatgatcttgttattttgaaattttataattttataattttacataataGATGAAGCATTCTATATAGTGAATTTCTTCTTTAAGGAAGTGGTTTGCCTAAATGGACTTCTTCAAACTATTCTATCTAATCATGATTCTAAGTCCTtaagttatttttgaaaaattttatggGACAAACTTGGTACTAAAttgttatttaacttttaaatatattatggtcccaatttttgtaaactttgtttcttttggtcctaattttttcaaaatgttcaaaatgATCCTAAGTTTTGTAAATTAtggtcaatttggttctttttacATATACGCCAGTTAAATCATTAACAGATGGTGAACATATcacatgtcattttgtgattttcttaatttttttaattttaaaaatgttatccaCGTGACAATGTCAGTGACACATGACAAGCcattgtcactgccacgtgtcaagttagtGTGATTACCATGTGTTAGTGTCTCATGACTTATATTCAATTTCGTCCCAATTTTCATtacttttgttcaatttagttacaattttttttatttttgttcaattcagtcacAGTTTTGTctctccaaattgaccaaatttaattttcatataaactAAGAGACTGACCCATACGTACACACgggttgtatttttttttattttgtatattaagtaGTAAAATATTATGTCACGAAATGTCATGAAAATTACGTAaattgttgtaaatgttgttattaaagtaatgaagtaGTAAGTAGTAAATCTAAATgatgtaataataatttcagttttaagtataataaataaaattgatatcaaatatagtgcaattaattgattttacgaaataattataatagcttTGTTGCTGATTAAGTGTAtctgtaatgttttttttttatgatgtccaTAATAACATGAGAATGATTGGAATAAGAACAAgacataaatatatgtatgtgaTAATCTGAAAATGTTAATTTGTTGTCCTGATAGTTGACTAGGCTACTAATATAGTTAAGTAGGTTAGTTCTGGAACTTGGATTTGGGCCCTTTCATAATGtagtcgactagccaactaatgtagtcgactaggcTCGTCCTGACATCAgctgttaaaataaaaacagaatctaCACCTTCAGAAAAGATAGTTTTTCAACCAGAAAGAAACTAAAAAGAGAGCTGGAAATCTTCTTGGAGAATATATTGCAGCAAGGGCTTAtgtgttcatcaagattgatcaTCAAGATCAAGTGAAAAGAGTGTAATATTGACACTAAAACAATGTACAAAATCATGTGTTATTGTTTCATTATTGTCACTATTTTGTATCAAATTTTCTATTAGTTTTTGTATCAGTTTCTTGTAGGTTCTTGAATCTGAAATTTTGTGAATTATCACTATGATTGTGGTAATTGTGTGTAATTGCTTGGAGCATTACAGTTTGCACTATTCTTGAATGGATATTTCCAAGAAAGTGTGCTTTTAGAGTTTAGGAATTACATAGGTGTTTCTTGTATTCCTTTTCTTGTTGATATAGTGAAATTTCTAGTGAGGAAAACTAGAGATTGGATGCAGATTcatttgaatcgaaccagtataaatctTGTTGTCTCTTGTGCTCTCTTtcattctcttttaatttttgctaGGTATAAAGGTTGAACAATATGCATTCTTAAACTCCTTTAGTCAATTGGTTAAAGATTTCAGAAAAGTTGTTTTTCAAGTGTAAGAACAattcaaaagtttgaaaaaccaattcacccccttttggttgtgaaatattggtgcatcaaAACTAACAAGTGGTACCAGAGGTTGTTAGTCGAATACATAGTCGACTAGATCCTGACAAATGGCCAATATTTCACAAATGTTTTCTGAAGGGGTTTCTATCAATAGACCACCTTTGTTTGTTGGAGAAAACTatcttttttgaaaaataagaatgaaaatctttttagaaTCCATTGACATGGGTGTTTGGGATGCTATTATAAATGGACCATTTATTCCTATGCATACCATTAACATTGTGCAAGTTGAGAAAGACTTCAATTTGTGGACTGCAGATGAGAACAAGAAAGTGCAGTATGATGCTAGAGCTAGATACATCATCTCCTCAGCACTCACCATGGAAGAATTCTACAAAGTTTCTACATGTAAGAATGCAAAATAAATGTGGGAAACCTTGGAGAAAGCTCAAGAAAGCATTGAAGAACATGGCCATAACAATTCAGAAAGCAACAACAACAGTAAATATATCAACACATGTCTTATGATTGATGTTGAGTCCCAAGAAAGCAAGATAAGTACTTCTAATTCTAATATTCAAGCAAAGTATGATGAACTTCTTGATACATTTGATGAATTACATAAAGAAGCAAATGAACTTAATTGTTTAAACAAAAAGCTTAAGATGGACTATCAAGAGTTGGAAAATATATTGAATCAATTAGAAGAGGAAAATAAGAATTTGGattttgatttggaaaatttggACATCATTCATAAAACCTCCTCTTGTAATTGTAATTCAACATTGcaagttgaaattttttattgtaaagaTTGCAAGAACTTTAAAAACATAGTTGAATTTCTTGAGGAAACTCTTGCAAAGTTTACAGTGGAAAAATCCAACTTGGATACTCTTCTTAATTATCAAAAGTGTGTAATGGATCATATGAATATTCCTTTCCAAAGAAACAAAAGTCTTTCAAAAATCTTTTCTTTGATCCTAAAAAGGCATTCAATACAACTTTTGTATCTTGCTTTTATTGTTTAAAGAATGGTCATACATCAAATTCTTGTTATTTCAAAAATGTTGGTGTTCCAAGTGGAAAATATCTTTGGTTGCTAAAAGCATCATCTATGTtgctaacatgaaaggacccaaatACAAAGTGGGTACCTAGAtgtattttacttgtttttgtaGGGTTTATGAAAAGCCTAATGATCAATGTGGTATTATTTTTGGGTTGCACAAGTAAAGATACGTTTGAATCATTCCTAGCTTCAATAATGATGTgagtaaaataacttttaacacTTTTATGATGTTTCTTaggacaaaaaatatttttttactaccaAAAGAGTTCCTACAAATTATACAAATTGTGTTGTTACATTTATGTTGCTATTCTTCAACATTTTAAAGAATTATGCATACTTGATTTCGCATTTACAGCATAAAAATCTGCATTAAATTTTACCATTTTGCACTAAAATAGTCGACTTATGAATCAACTAACACCTAAATATTGAACCAGACTTGTCACCACTACaccattttttctatttctgcATTACATAGTCGACTCATtagttaactattttttttcatactgCACCGGACTTGTCACCACTGCACCAGTTTTTCTGTTTCTGCATTACATAGTCGACTCATtagttaactatttttttcatactgCACCAGACTTCTCACCACTGCACCAATTTTTCTGTTTCTACATTACATAGTCGACTCATtagttaactattttttttcatactgCACCGAACTTGTCACCACTGCACCAGTTTTTCTGTTTCTGCATTATATAGTCGACTCATtagttaactatttttttcatacaacACCAGACTTGTCACCACTGCAccagtttttttgtttttgcattACATAGTCGACTCATtagttaactattttttttcatactaCATAAGGTTTTCTCATTCTGCATAAAATAGTCAACTTGTTATTTAACTAGTCACgcatttttcatattctttgtGTCACATTTCAAAGCTAGTCGACTAGATTAGTAACCTAGTTAACTATGTCTGCAACAAACATGATTTGGTAAAGTTTTTTAGAtaactttcaaattaatttcaaaagccataaaAATCCCTAAATAAGATcagaaccctaaatccccattctctaattgttttcaaaattctcAATCTCTTTAAAACCCTTGtattgtgttgttgttgttcatcCTTCCCGCAACCTTCATATGCGTCtgaggaggaagaagagaaattTGTTGCCGCCACTGCTGATAATGAGGAAGGATCTTCGCAAGCTGAAATATCCAATTTAATGGGGTTGTAATCTTTCTATCTTTCTCCTTTTGCTTTCATTTTTCGCTTAATTTGGTTTTAATCTGTATAATGCCCAATCTAATTTGACAACTGATATAGGTCACATCTTTTACTTCTCTATTGTATGTGTTGTTTGCCACTTCTTTGTCTGATCCACA contains:
- the LOC114178182 gene encoding calmodulin-binding transcription activator 4 isoform X4 — protein: MTSGYEYDINDLHQEAQARWLKPAEVMYILQNHEKFQLTQEPPQQPTSGSLFLFNKRVLRFFRKDGHNWRKKRDGRAVGEAHERLKVGNVEALNCYYAHGEQNPSFQRRSYWMLDPEYEHIVLVHYRNTSEGRLSSGAGAQLSPSSSSAFSQSPSPYSNQNPGSTSILVDSYEPNQSFSSPGTTEVTSDIFILNNKMDHMDGTDAESGTSSELEVTQALRRLEVQLSLNEDSFEDIAPFCNKHEIAHDSNPLDNQRVISNKEQSAAFSGPDDQGLFYDEYNGRQGDGGECYHELIDHGYPDVNEEALWTGVLESCKSSTAVKLPPQNVYMAAENENSVSFSRRVQVPISKQENSHWLNFNSDTSQSSVFSPPQGVDEVKFPAYSSVVETRVTNSGYYETLFDQSQIIAPLDADSSLTIAQKQKFTIKTFSPEWGYATETTKVIIVGSFLCHPSDSTWACMLGNVEVPVQIIHDGVICFEAPPHLPEKVTLCITTGNRESCSEVREFEYRDKTYSCTQCTQSKTDVTKSPEELLLLVRLGQMLLSTSTIKNDNIESGVPLIKQKADDDSWSHIIETLLVGSGTSTGTVDWLLEELLKDKLQQWLSYRSQERNEETGCPLSKKEQGIIHMVAGLGFEWALNPILSCGVNINFRDINGWTALHWAARFGREKMVASLVASGASAGAVTDPTAQDPIGKTAASIAASNGNKGLAGYLSEVAVTSHLSSLTLEECELSKSTAQLQADMTVTSVSKENLAANGDQASLKDTLAAVRNVTQAAARIQSAFRSHSFRKRRAKEAAAGVDGTSIGGIGSIPEISALSKLAFRNSREHNSAALSIQKKYRGWKGRRDFLSLRQKVVKIQAHVRGYQVRKHYKVIWAVGILDKVVLRWRRKGAGLRGFRQEMDVHEHEDEDILKVFRKQKVDVEIEKAVSRVLSMVDSPDARDQYHRMLEKYRQAKAELAGTSDEASSTTPVGNTLFMEDDFYPFP